In the genome of Achromobacter sp. MFA1 R4, the window CCGCAATAGCGGCGCGGAACCGACCATCATCGAATACCTGAAAACGCCGCCCGACGCCGATACGTTGCGGTCGCTGCTCCATGCCATGGGAATGCCGGCGCGGGACCTGCTGCGCCAGAAAGGCACGCCGTACGACGAACTCGGGCTGTCGGATCCGGCCTGGACCGAGGAGCAGTTGATCGGTTTCATGCTCCAGCATCCGATCCTGATCAACCGCCCCATCGTGACCACCCCGCTGGGCACCCGGCTGTGCCGCCCGTCGGAGACGGTCCTGGACATCCTGCCCCAGCCGCAGCGCGGCGCCTTCAACAAGGAAGACGGCGAGCCGCTCATCGACGCGGAGGGAAATCGTGTCTGAGATGGCAACCGACCTGCCCAATATCGATTCCGCCCTGTTGGCGCCTCCCGACACCGGCAAGCTCTACGCCCCGGTGCGCGCCGAGCATGCCCCGCGCATCTTGCTGCTCTACGGGTCCCTGCGCGTGCGGTCCTACAGCCGCCTGGCCGCCGAGGAAGCCGCCAGGCTGGTGCAGGCGCTTGGCGGCGAAGCCCGGTTGTACAACCCCTCCGGGCTGCCGCTGGTGGATGACGCCACCGACGATCATCCCAAGGTCCGGGAACTGCACGAGCTGGTCCAGTGGTCCGAAGGCATGATCTGGAGTTCGCCGGAGCGGCACGGCGCCATGACGGGCCTGATGAAGACGCAGATCGATTGGATACCGTTGTCGGTGGGCGCATTGCGGCCCACCCAGGGCAAGACCCTTGCGGTCATGCAGGTCTCGGGCGGGTCGCAATCCTTCAACGCCGTGAACCAGATGCGCGTGCTGGGGCGCTGGATGCGCATGCTGACCATTCCCAATCAGTCCTCGGTGGCCAAGGCCTACCAGGAGTTTGACGACGCGGGCCGGATGAAGCCCTCTCCTTACTATGACCGCCTGGTCGACGTCGTGGAGGAGTTGATGAAGTTCACCCTGCTCACGCGGGACGTCTCGCCGTATCTGGTGGACCGCTACAGCGAGCGCAAGGAAACGGCCGCCGCGCTGTCGGGCCGCATGAAACAGGCTTCCCTCTAGGCAGTTGGCGTTTCCCGATGCGTAGATTGACCGGAATCAATATCCGGCGTGCGCGTGCGCTGATACTGGTGGCACGCCCCATCCACCGGAGACCAGC includes:
- the arsC gene encoding arsenate reductase (glutaredoxin) (This arsenate reductase requires both glutathione and glutaredoxin to convert arsenate to arsenite, after which the efflux transporter formed by ArsA and ArsB can extrude the arsenite from the cell, providing resistance.), with amino-acid sequence MSSITIYHNPACGTSRNVLGLIRNSGAEPTIIEYLKTPPDADTLRSLLHAMGMPARDLLRQKGTPYDELGLSDPAWTEEQLIGFMLQHPILINRPIVTTPLGTRLCRPSETVLDILPQPQRGAFNKEDGEPLIDAEGNRV
- the arsH gene encoding arsenical resistance protein ArsH, with amino-acid sequence MSEMATDLPNIDSALLAPPDTGKLYAPVRAEHAPRILLLYGSLRVRSYSRLAAEEAARLVQALGGEARLYNPSGLPLVDDATDDHPKVRELHELVQWSEGMIWSSPERHGAMTGLMKTQIDWIPLSVGALRPTQGKTLAVMQVSGGSQSFNAVNQMRVLGRWMRMLTIPNQSSVAKAYQEFDDAGRMKPSPYYDRLVDVVEELMKFTLLTRDVSPYLVDRYSERKETAAALSGRMKQASL